One Mycobacteroides salmoniphilum DNA segment encodes these proteins:
- a CDS encoding Rv2640c family ArsR-like transcriptional regulator: protein MPKALPVVDTTGPVCCAPVAAGPMTDEQALEVALRLKALADPVRVKIMSQLFGAPQGEIISGDLAGILGLTESTVSHHMNQLRRAGLVESDRRGMNVYHRPVPDALTALCAVLDPTCCR from the coding sequence ATGCCCAAGGCGCTTCCCGTGGTAGACACCACCGGCCCCGTGTGTTGCGCGCCGGTCGCGGCCGGCCCGATGACTGACGAACAGGCCCTTGAAGTCGCATTGCGGCTCAAGGCACTTGCCGATCCGGTACGGGTCAAAATCATGTCCCAGCTGTTCGGCGCACCCCAGGGCGAGATCATCAGTGGTGACCTTGCAGGCATCCTCGGACTCACCGAGTCAACCGTCAGTCACCACATGAACCAATTGCGTAGGGCAGGGCTGGTGGAATCCGACCGTCGCGGAATGAATGTCTATCACCGACCGGTTCCGGATGCGCTCACCGCGCTCTGCGCAGTTCTGGATCCCACCTGCTGTCGGTAA
- a CDS encoding cold-shock protein, protein MAQGIVKWFNAEKGFGFITPDNGSKDLFVHFSAIADKGGFRSLNENDRVSFEEEAGDRGPQAVSVQTV, encoded by the coding sequence ATGGCTCAAGGCATCGTGAAATGGTTCAACGCCGAAAAGGGATTCGGGTTCATCACTCCGGATAACGGCAGCAAGGACCTGTTTGTTCACTTCTCGGCCATCGCCGACAAGGGCGGCTTCCGCAGCCTCAACGAGAACGATCGCGTTAGCTTCGAAGAAGAAGCCGGCGATCGCGGCCCCCAGGCTGTCTCAGTGCAGACCGTCTAA
- a CDS encoding ArsI/CadI family heavy metal resistance metalloenzyme produces the protein MSRVQLALNVDDLDASIDFYSKLFGMQPAKHRPGYANFAIDSPPLKLVLLENPGHGGTINHLGVQVESSAHVHAEIARLTEAGMFTEEEIGTTCCFATQDKVWVAAPDREKWEIYTVLADSETFGTSPELLAHDADCQCEHPG, from the coding sequence GTGTCCCGTGTGCAGCTGGCTCTCAATGTGGACGACCTCGATGCGTCAATCGACTTCTACTCCAAGCTCTTTGGCATGCAGCCCGCCAAACACAGACCGGGTTACGCGAACTTCGCAATCGATTCCCCACCGCTGAAGCTGGTGCTGTTGGAGAACCCCGGTCATGGCGGCACGATCAACCATCTGGGAGTCCAGGTGGAATCCAGTGCGCACGTACACGCCGAGATTGCTCGCCTCACCGAGGCCGGCATGTTCACCGAGGAAGAGATCGGCACCACGTGCTGCTTCGCGACGCAAGACAAGGTGTGGGTGGCCGCGCCCGATCGTGAGAAGTGGGAAATCTACACAGTTTTGGCCGATTCTGAGACCTTTGGCACCAGTCCCGAGCTCCTCGCTCACGACGCAGACTGCCAGTGCGAGCACCCCGGATGA
- a CDS encoding GGDEF domain-containing protein yields the protein MSSHVMSFRNRAEQIYTVNTETLEGIRLLRPVWLLTAICAPGIGAAAATLAFAGMSTVPLVCLAISIPAFAWGIRYALKKPITYAESITYILYCDVAITVGVCVVTETGIAFLKLVWLVAANTYAFAFHGRLAMAVQAAVTALATGLTIGGAVIRGDSSAPALITTVATVILVNAVAAWAIYLGMAQFAKVARDKDRLARQDELTGLLNRRGLQQACANWSGDTTGKHVVVAAIDLNGFKSINDKQGHHAGDQVLQQTAQLLQLLAGPDTWLVRLGGDEFGVVTVVDGNRVLDYQRAVEDALADDIAQVDASVGVASEELSRTDDSAPVSLAAVVADLLIKADSAMYAAKRYATSQGVNLIERRRSL from the coding sequence ATGTCCAGCCATGTCATGAGCTTCCGCAATCGGGCGGAACAGATCTATACGGTCAATACCGAGACTCTTGAGGGCATTCGGCTGCTACGCCCTGTCTGGCTCCTCACAGCTATCTGCGCACCCGGTATCGGTGCGGCAGCTGCAACGCTGGCCTTCGCAGGCATGTCCACGGTTCCACTCGTCTGCCTCGCCATCTCGATTCCGGCATTCGCCTGGGGTATCCGGTACGCCCTCAAGAAACCCATCACCTACGCGGAGTCCATCACCTACATCCTGTACTGCGATGTAGCCATCACAGTCGGTGTCTGCGTCGTCACGGAGACAGGTATCGCGTTCCTCAAGCTCGTGTGGCTGGTGGCCGCCAACACCTACGCATTCGCATTTCACGGCAGGCTAGCGATGGCGGTACAGGCTGCCGTGACGGCACTCGCGACGGGCCTGACGATAGGCGGGGCAGTGATCCGCGGAGATTCCAGCGCGCCGGCACTCATTACAACCGTGGCGACCGTGATCTTGGTCAACGCGGTCGCCGCCTGGGCCATTTACCTCGGTATGGCTCAATTCGCCAAGGTCGCCCGCGACAAGGATCGCCTTGCCCGCCAGGACGAACTCACCGGCCTACTCAACCGCCGCGGCCTTCAGCAAGCCTGCGCGAACTGGTCCGGTGATACAACGGGCAAGCATGTCGTAGTCGCTGCCATCGATCTGAACGGGTTCAAATCGATCAACGACAAGCAAGGGCATCACGCAGGCGACCAAGTGCTGCAGCAAACGGCCCAGCTGTTGCAGTTGTTGGCAGGTCCCGACACGTGGCTAGTCCGGCTCGGCGGAGACGAGTTCGGTGTGGTTACCGTTGTCGACGGAAACCGGGTGCTCGACTACCAGCGTGCGGTCGAAGACGCCCTTGCCGACGACATTGCCCAGGTGGATGCCAGCGTCGGCGTCGCATCCGAGGAACTATCGCGGACCGACGACAGCGCGCCCGTATCGCTGGCGGCGGTAGTCGCGGACTTGCTCATTAAGGCCGACAGCGCGATGTACGCCGCGAAAAGGTATGCGACATCACAAGGAGTCAATCTCATCGAGCGCCGCAGGAGCCTGTGA
- a CDS encoding FKBP-type peptidyl-prolyl cis-trans isomerase — protein sequence MALAACGSDTEAKSAPADPATAASACPTAAPQNGGTPEWTQAGSTGNVAVSGSTDTAAPSVNVTAPFSVTETQVHTLQAGTGPIVGDIATVSVCYMGVNGRDGSVFDSSYTRGAPAQFPLNGVVPGFKKAIAGQKVGSTVAVAMVPADGYPAGQPSAGIRPGDTLVFAIKILDASN from the coding sequence CTGGCGCTCGCCGCGTGCGGGTCCGATACGGAGGCCAAGTCGGCACCTGCCGACCCGGCAACCGCGGCCAGCGCGTGCCCAACAGCAGCACCGCAGAACGGTGGCACGCCCGAATGGACACAGGCCGGGAGCACCGGCAATGTCGCGGTCAGTGGATCGACGGATACGGCGGCGCCATCCGTCAACGTGACCGCTCCGTTCAGCGTGACCGAGACCCAGGTGCACACGTTGCAAGCCGGAACCGGACCGATCGTCGGGGACATAGCCACGGTTTCGGTCTGCTACATGGGTGTCAACGGTCGTGACGGGTCCGTGTTCGACAGCAGCTACACCCGGGGCGCCCCGGCTCAGTTTCCGCTGAACGGAGTCGTGCCGGGCTTCAAGAAGGCCATCGCGGGACAGAAGGTCGGGTCCACCGTCGCTGTGGCGATGGTTCCTGCCGACGGCTATCCGGCCGGTCAACCCAGCGCTGGCATCCGTCCGGGTGACACACTCGTCTTCGCGATCAAGATCCTCGACGCGTCAAACTGA
- a CDS encoding DUF5994 family protein, translated as MTHQIFSPFESDDSVRLRLKPDGDGSGHVDGAWWPHSRDLTQDLPMLLDAIAPRLGAIKRVIYRIQEWDAAPKQLRCGDRTVSLDGYHTQQADTIYISDLDRRQLVLLVVPPMTDPHFAHDVMTDASIPGSTAAPTELLSAELLAATRRAS; from the coding sequence ATGACGCATCAAATATTCTCGCCATTCGAAAGTGACGACTCCGTTCGCCTTCGGTTAAAGCCCGACGGTGACGGGAGCGGGCACGTCGACGGCGCATGGTGGCCGCACTCGCGAGATTTAACACAAGATCTGCCAATGCTTTTGGATGCGATAGCGCCCCGATTGGGGGCCATCAAGCGGGTGATCTACCGCATCCAGGAATGGGATGCCGCCCCAAAACAGCTGCGCTGCGGCGATCGTACGGTGTCGTTGGACGGCTACCACACTCAGCAGGCGGACACCATCTACATCAGCGATCTGGATCGTCGTCAACTAGTGCTGCTCGTGGTCCCTCCGATGACTGACCCGCACTTTGCGCACGATGTGATGACCGACGCATCCATCCCGGGTAGCACCGCGGCCCCGACGGAGCTGCTGTCTGCTGAGCTGTTGGCGGCGACGCGTAGAGCTAGTTGA
- a CDS encoding TOBE domain-containing protein encodes MRLSTRNQLTGTITEVNVGTVMAIVKIRLDGGDQVVTSSITKDAVADLGLTVGQAATVFIKSTEVTVGVE; translated from the coding sequence ATGCGCCTGTCTACGCGCAATCAGCTGACGGGAACCATCACCGAGGTGAATGTCGGAACCGTGATGGCGATTGTGAAGATCCGGCTCGACGGTGGCGATCAGGTCGTGACGTCTTCAATCACCAAGGACGCCGTGGCCGACCTCGGGCTCACCGTCGGTCAGGCCGCCACCGTCTTCATCAAGTCCACCGAGGTGACGGTGGGAGTCGAGTAG